The Imtechella halotolerans DNA window TTAAATTTTTTCAGGTAAAAAGTCATCATAGTTTATTAAATAATAGCCCGGTTTAAATAATAATCGGCCGAAGGCCGTCGCGCAAAAATTTTAATCCTGAACTATAAAATCTTTGGAATCCTCCTCCTTTTTATACTCCGGTTGAATATTTACATGATTGATATCAAATTTATCATGTAATACTTTTTCAATTTTAGCTAGTAATTCATTAAACTGTGATAGCGTAATATCTTTTTCACAGTCAAGATGGGCTTCTAAATGTAATTCATCATCATTTAAACACCATACATGAATATGGTGAAGTTTTTTCACCATTGGTATCTTGTGTACTTCTCTTACGATCTTCTTTATATCTAGATGATCTGGAGTAAAAAGCATCAACATCCTAGTAGATTTCCTCAATAAATCATATCCCACAAAAAGCAGATAAATAGATATCACAAAAGTTAGTACACTATCAATCCAATAAATTTTATACCACAACATTAGTAATCCACCCACTAGAACCGCCACACTAGCCAACATATCTGTTAATAAATGAATATACGCTGATTTCATATTAATACTTTTATCAGCGTCATTTTTGAGAATCCAAACACTTAATCCATTAAAGGTAATTCCTAATACTGATAGCCATATTACCAAAGATGATTCAATTTCTTGAGGTTCAAAAAAACGTTTTACGGCTTCAATCATTAACAAAATGGCAATTACAATAAGAGTAGAAGCATTCACAAATGCAGCAATAATTTCTGCTCTCTTATATCCAAAAGTTTTAAGAGTTGATGCTTTTTTTCGAGATAGTAAATGGGCAATATAACTTATTACCAATGAAATAACATCGGTAAAATTATGTAATGCATCTGAAAGCAAGGCTAAGCTTCCAGAGACTATACCACCTACTGCTTGAGCTATTGTAATCCCTAAATTTAAAATAATAGAGATAAGTAAGTTCTTAGCTTGCGGAGTTCTATGATTATGTGAATGGCTAT harbors:
- a CDS encoding cation diffusion facilitator family transporter, producing MMQKHPSHSHSHNHRTPQAKNLLISIILNLGITIAQAVGGIVSGSLALLSDALHNFTDVISLVISYIAHLLSRKKASTLKTFGYKRAEIIAAFVNASTLIVIAILLMIEAVKRFFEPQEIESSLVIWLSVLGITFNGLSVWILKNDADKSINMKSAYIHLLTDMLASVAVLVGGLLMLWYKIYWIDSVLTFVISIYLLFVGYDLLRKSTRMLMLFTPDHLDIKKIVREVHKIPMVKKLHHIHVWCLNDDELHLEAHLDCEKDITLSQFNELLAKIEKVLHDKFDINHVNIQPEYKKEEDSKDFIVQD